The DNA region CCTCGGTCGGCATGCTCTCCCAGACGGGCCCGGCCGAGCGTGCCCCGATGTTCGGCCCGGCCGTGGAGGTGTCCGAAGAGGCGTCGCTGCTGGACCGTGCAGTGGCCCTCGGGGGACGCAGCCCCGACTGGAGCCCGCCGGAGCGCTCCACGGCGCGTTGACGCGGCGCGCGAGCGAATGGCATCGTTCCCACATGGGATCGATGCCATGGGTGCGCGCCGCCGGTCCCGGAAGGGAACCGCGGTGGGGCTCCGTATCTGTGACGACGTCTTCCTCCACGAGGACACCTGCCACGTCTACGTCCTGCGGGACCGGGACACCCGGCAGGCGGTGCTCGTGGACTTCGGCAGCGGCGATGTGCTGGACCGCCTCGGCGAGTTCGGCGTCGACCGCGTCACCGACGTGCTCGTCACCCATCACCACCGCGACCAGGTGCAGGGCCTGGCGCGTGCCGTCGCCGCGGGCATAAGGATCTGGGTGCCGCCCGTCGAGGCGGATCTGATCGCCCGGGTCGACGAGCACTGGCGCACCCGCCCGCTCGACAACGACTACGACGTACGCCAGGACCGCTACTCGCTGCTGGAGCAGGTGCCGGTCACCGGCACCGTCGCCGAGTACCGCACCGAGCGCTACGGCGCCTTCGACGTCTACACCCACCCGCTGCCCGGCCACACCGTCGGCTCCGTGGGCTACTTCGTGGACATCGGCGGGCGGCGCCTCGCCTTCACCGGCGACCTCGTTCACGGCGAGGGCCGCGTATGGTCGCTCGCCGCGACCCAGTGGGCCTACACCGGCTTCCACGAGACAGCCGGCATGGAGGGCGTGGCCGCCACCGTGCTCTCCAGCATGCAGGTGCTCGAACGCGAGCCGGAGCTGCTGCTGCCCTCGCACGGCGACATCGTCACCGACCCGCCCGCGGCCGTGGCACGCGCCCGCCGCGCGTTGCAGGAACTGCTCGACATGCGACGCCGCACCCCATGGGACCCGGAGGGGAAGCTCCGCGACCCCTGGCGCGAGGTCACACCGCACCTGCTGCGCAACACCACCAGCATGGCCAACTCCTACGCCCTGCTCTCCGACCACGGCACCGCGCTGCTGCTGGACTTCGGCTACGACTTGACCACCGGTCTCGCGGGCGGCGGCGACCGCTCCTCACGGCGCCCGCTGCTGGCGTCCATCGAGGCGCTGCGCCGCCGGCACGGCGTCGACCGCGTCGAGGTGGCGCTGCCGACCCACTACCACGACGACCATGTGGCCGGGTTCAACCTGCTGCGCGAGGTGCACGGCACCCAGGTGTACTCGCCGTCCCACATCGCGCCCGTGCTCCGGTCGCCGGAGCGCTGGGACCTGCCCTGCCTGTGGTACGACCCGATCCCCGTGGACCGTGAACTGGCCCCCGGGGGTGCTCCGTTGCGCTGGCGCGAGTACGAGATCGGCGTGCACGAGCTGCCCGGCCACACCCTCTACGCCGCGGCGTACTCCTTCACCGCCGACGGGCGGTCCGTCATCGCCACGGGCGACCAGCAGAGCACCGAATGGGAGCCGGGCATCCGCCCGGAACTCCTCAACTACCAGTACCGCAACAGGTTCCGCATCGACGACTTCGTACACAGCGCCGAGCTGTACCGGAAGCTGCGGCCCGAGCTAATGATCAGCGGCCACTGGGCGCCCTTCGAGGTCGGCGACGACTATCTGGACATGCTGCTCGCCGAGGGCGAGAGGCTCGCCCGTCTCCACCGCGAACTGCTGCCCCGCGACGTCGACTTGGGCGCCGAGGGCTTCGCCGCGCGCATCGACCCGTATCGCAGCGCGGTGCCGCCCGGTGGGACGGTGTCCCTCGAAGCCGCCGTACGCAATCCCTTCCCGCGGCGGGAGACGGCCGAGGTGACGCTGTGCGTGCCGGACGGGTGGGACGCCGAACCGGCGCTACGCCAGGTGGAGTTGCCGCCGAGCGGCGAGGCGGCGGTGCGATTCCTGCTGCGGGTGCCGCGTGCCGCCGCCGCTGCCGAACGGCGGCGCGTGGCCGTGGACTTGACGGTCGGACGCATGCGGCTGGGCCAGCAGGCTGAGGCGCTGGTGAGCGTCCGATGAGCACCGCGCACCAGGAGCCCGCGAGCGGTCGGGCCGCGGACGGCC from Streptomyces marispadix includes:
- a CDS encoding MBL fold metallo-hydrolase, producing the protein MGLRICDDVFLHEDTCHVYVLRDRDTRQAVLVDFGSGDVLDRLGEFGVDRVTDVLVTHHHRDQVQGLARAVAAGIRIWVPPVEADLIARVDEHWRTRPLDNDYDVRQDRYSLLEQVPVTGTVAEYRTERYGAFDVYTHPLPGHTVGSVGYFVDIGGRRLAFTGDLVHGEGRVWSLAATQWAYTGFHETAGMEGVAATVLSSMQVLEREPELLLPSHGDIVTDPPAAVARARRALQELLDMRRRTPWDPEGKLRDPWREVTPHLLRNTTSMANSYALLSDHGTALLLDFGYDLTTGLAGGGDRSSRRPLLASIEALRRRHGVDRVEVALPTHYHDDHVAGFNLLREVHGTQVYSPSHIAPVLRSPERWDLPCLWYDPIPVDRELAPGGAPLRWREYEIGVHELPGHTLYAAAYSFTADGRSVIATGDQQSTEWEPGIRPELLNYQYRNRFRIDDFVHSAELYRKLRPELMISGHWAPFEVGDDYLDMLLAEGERLARLHRELLPRDVDLGAEGFAARIDPYRSAVPPGGTVSLEAAVRNPFPRRETAEVTLCVPDGWDAEPALRQVELPPSGEAAVRFLLRVPRAAAAAERRRVAVDLTVGRMRLGQQAEALVSVR